GCGTCATAGTTAGCGTATAGCCGTTGTCTAGTTGAGCCTGCACAGCCGTTTCGTCTCGTTCCGTTTGTGCGACGGGTTCTGCTGCGTCTTCCGATTCGTCACCGGCCGGCGGCGGCAGCCACACAATGGCTGAAACGCGATCACGAGGGAACCGAAACGTTTCGAGACGTGATTCGAAACGCACCATGCCATCTTCCACGCCAATCAAGCGGCCACGCAGCAGATCGCCGTTGGGGGCCAGAAGAATGTGCGTTGGAGGATCGTCTTTCTGGAAGCGAGGAATCGTAAGCGTGCGTTGTCGAGCTTCTGCGTTGATGAACTGAGCGACCGAAGTGCCCGCGACATTGCGGACTTCGAAATTGGAAACAGCCAGAGGCACGCCGGTTACGCCATTTTGTACCTGCCCGTTGCGCACAATTCGGTTACTGACGCGAGTGATGTTGGTTGCAAACAGTAGTGCTCGCGAACCGGCGGCTACCGATGTCAGTTCGAAGCTATTCGCTTCTTTGCCGTTGACCATCACCTGCACGTTTCCGTCGCGGGTGATCAGTTGCACGTCCGCTTTTTGTTCAACCAACCGCACGACGCCCTTCGCATCACCTGGCTGCCCCTGGGCACCAAACACAATCCGTCTGTTGTTCATATCCGGCGGGCGGTCAGTGATCGTCAACTGATTCGGACTAAACTGAATGCAGATGGGGAGTCCAGCTTCAGGTGAACGAAGTGAGTCGGCGTACAGCCACGTGGTCAGACTGCCATACGTCTGAGGCGTCCATTCCAGATGAAAACTGACTACGTTTCCGGTCAGGATGTTCTCATTGCCATAGGCCGCACTCGAAGAAAAACGCAGGCTGCCGTCACGATGAACGGGACTTCCAATGGTTCGCTTCCATCCATCCGCCGTAAAGCCAGCCTGGCGTGCTCGCGTGATGCTGCCGAGTTCGATGGCCTGCACATGAGCCACGTCAAGCTGCCGGACTCCCGCCACCGGCGTCGTAATTTGAATGCTCGCCGCATCGGACTTTTGCAGCAGGCAGGGAAACACGTCGCCGTCTTTCAGGAAGACAACGTCAGGATACTGCTTTGTGTCGATCGCCAGCGTTTCGGGCTCGTGGCCTCGCTGAAAACGAGCTTTACCCTTAGACACAAGCGTGGTCGCATTGCGCCCGCCGACGGGCTTCCAGCGTATCGGCGAAGAATCGTGATCTTCCACCGTCAGGTTGCCTCGCAGCGATCCGCCTTCAAAGAACAGGCGATCCGGTTCGTCTTCGGGGGTGACTGAATTGGGCAGCTTGATCCGTCGCACGCCCGCGAGTTTCGAAACGATCGGCCGATCTGAATAGCCGGTATCAATGGAAATCTGCTCGTTAGTCATTGCCACCATCGTGCCCGACACGAACCCACCGTTCTTCCAGGACACCAGCGTCTTGCCCTTGTCGTTTGGCTGTTCTTCCTTTGTGGACAGCACGATACGAGTGACGTTGGCGATCGGAAGGTCGATCGTTTCCAGCATTTCTGCGTCCTGTTTCTCAGCGGCCTGTTCCTCAGCGGGCTGTTCCACCGCGTCCGTTTTCTCGGCGTCCGCACCCGTTGCCGTCTCGTCTGTATCCTTACTTTTGGCTTCCTGATTTAACGCCACCTGAAGGACTTGATCTTCTTCAGAAAAGCCAGCGATGCTGCCGTAACGAACGTCTCCGTCCAGCGTGTGAACTCGAGTTTCACCGGGGCGCAGATTCTTGGGCAGACTACCGTCCCATTCACTGATACGCAGTCGCTTGATGGTGAGGTCGCCTTCGACGGCTTCG
This DNA window, taken from Fuerstiella marisgermanici, encodes the following:
- a CDS encoding TlpA family protein disulfide reductase yields the protein MTIHKNFAIVLAALLAVPLYAAEQEMGTLFWGNGDSLAGQLVSAKGDTLVWQSPLFADPLQIDLGVLSAVSFPESETSEAETESNDEFRITLVNHNVLHGSIAKVEDNTIHFNSRRHGSLRLEQDQILSLQRAQNKGLLYYGPRGLDGWTPRGTKAKLTDWHEENDGSLTTPKGETGLLKAMEFPDRCEVEIVLTSTSVPDFVLSLGSRENGNPRVEMWGDELICRCGLDFVELKSVAPDSRKLHFHVFVDFKQKVMAVYSSAGQLLGKTDSKDWEVPTQGLIVEAVEGDLTIKRLRISEWDGSLPKNLRPGETRVHTLDGDVRYGSIAGFSEEDQVLQVALNQEAKSKDTDETATGADAEKTDAVEQPAEEQAAEKQDAEMLETIDLPIANVTRIVLSTKEEQPNDKGKTLVSWKNGGFVSGTMVAMTNEQISIDTGYSDRPIVSKLAGVRRIKLPNSVTPEDEPDRLFFEGGSLRGNLTVEDHDSSPIRWKPVGGRNATTLVSKGKARFQRGHEPETLAIDTKQYPDVVFLKDGDVFPCLLQKSDAASIQITTPVAGVRQLDVAHVQAIELGSITRARQAGFTADGWKRTIGSPVHRDGSLRFSSSAAYGNENILTGNVVSFHLEWTPQTYGSLTTWLYADSLRSPEAGLPICIQFSPNQLTITDRPPDMNNRRIVFGAQGQPGDAKGVVRLVEQKADVQLITRDGNVQVMVNGKEANSFELTSVAAGSRALLFATNITRVSNRIVRNGQVQNGVTGVPLAVSNFEVRNVAGTSVAQFINAEARQRTLTIPRFQKDDPPTHILLAPNGDLLRGRLIGVEDGMVRFESRLETFRFPRDRVSAIVWLPPPAGDESEDAAEPVAQTERDETAVQAQLDNGYTLTMTPERMADGQLIGKSSLLGECRIPAKAIRDLFLGSADGREEILSYVNWIPERAKEPEWKLPDGGDVDEAESALVGQFMDDFELETLDGGTFRLSDHQDKIVVLDFWASWCGPCVAALPQYISATSKFDESQVIFVAVNLEEAPDRIQTFLDRQNLAPLVALDRGSLIARRFGVTGIPHSVVLGKGAVVKHVTVGFRPGAGEKLGERIAKLLDGTDEAMPDKPEPAN